A section of the Spirosoma pollinicola genome encodes:
- a CDS encoding sensor histidine kinase — protein MNVVGNTAKQIKPFPAIYGRLAGLLSLLVILLVASYSLLTGFIAIRYFKASHQRLNREVATHIAKFSEPFVGMNKVNHPATERIFFNAMVTNPSVEVYLLDTTGRIMVYQAPVEKIKRHQVNLAPVRQFIQTQGVVFIQGDDPRQAVGRQIFSAAEVRDQGRLQGYVYVVLLGESYGTTLVQLFQDYSVEWGLKTTLFMLLAALAVGFAVFYLLTRDLTRIIRTVLRFRDGDLKARTQLKPPSDLVPLANAFDTMADQLTNSLAQLQTSEQLRRDLVANVSHDLRSPITSIRGFAETLDMDASLNATQKHYVGAILQSTQRLTKRINELFELSKLEAKERKPEKEPFLLADLLTETYTNFQLIAHQKAITFTCINCEVPSVCFADINLVEHVLQNLVENAIHYSPEGGQVSLQLASTDQYVTVSVINSVSALPKAILAYLSQINQIDCIEASIRPPNSGLGLAIVLKILNLHNARLQVTHEPEKKICFAFVLPAYAAPVS, from the coding sequence ATGAACGTCGTTGGTAACACCGCCAAACAAATCAAACCGTTTCCGGCAATCTATGGTCGGTTAGCGGGTCTATTATCGTTGCTGGTCATTCTGCTGGTAGCTAGCTACAGTCTACTGACCGGTTTTATCGCGATACGTTATTTTAAAGCCTCCCATCAACGGCTCAACCGGGAAGTAGCGACCCATATTGCCAAATTTTCTGAGCCCTTTGTGGGCATGAACAAGGTAAATCACCCGGCTACCGAGCGCATTTTTTTCAATGCGATGGTAACCAATCCCAGTGTCGAAGTCTATCTGCTGGATACAACCGGACGGATTATGGTCTATCAGGCACCGGTTGAAAAAATTAAACGGCATCAGGTCAACCTGGCACCTGTTCGTCAGTTTATTCAGACTCAGGGCGTGGTCTTCATTCAGGGCGATGATCCAAGACAAGCGGTTGGCCGTCAGATATTCTCGGCCGCTGAAGTTCGCGATCAAGGCCGGTTACAAGGCTATGTGTATGTTGTGCTACTGGGGGAAAGTTATGGCACAACGCTGGTTCAGTTATTCCAGGATTACTCCGTCGAATGGGGGCTTAAAACAACCCTGTTTATGCTGCTGGCTGCTTTAGCGGTTGGTTTTGCCGTATTCTACCTGCTCACCCGCGATCTGACCCGCATCATTCGGACCGTTTTGCGCTTTCGGGATGGCGACCTAAAGGCCCGCACCCAGTTGAAGCCACCCAGCGATTTGGTTCCCCTGGCCAATGCCTTCGATACCATGGCTGACCAGCTAACCAACAGTCTGGCCCAATTGCAGACCTCCGAGCAACTCCGGCGCGATCTGGTCGCCAACGTTTCGCACGACTTACGCTCACCCATAACCTCTATTAGGGGTTTTGCCGAAACACTGGATATGGACGCTTCCCTGAATGCAACCCAGAAGCACTATGTTGGCGCTATCCTACAAAGTACCCAGCGACTCACCAAACGCATCAATGAGTTATTTGAACTCTCGAAACTGGAGGCCAAAGAACGCAAGCCCGAAAAGGAACCCTTCCTGCTGGCTGACTTACTCACCGAAACGTACACGAATTTTCAACTGATCGCCCACCAGAAAGCCATCACGTTTACCTGCATCAATTGTGAAGTACCGTCGGTCTGCTTTGCTGACATTAACCTGGTTGAGCATGTACTCCAGAATTTAGTGGAAAATGCCATTCACTATTCCCCGGAAGGTGGCCAGGTAAGCCTCCAATTAGCCTCTACCGATCAATACGTAACCGTATCCGTAATCAACTCTGTATCGGCCTTACCTAAAGCGATCCTGGCTTATTTATCGCAGATCAATCAGATAGATTGTATAGAAGCCAGCATTCGCCCGCCTAATTCTGGTCTGGGATTGGCCATTGTACTAAAGATTCTTAACCTGCATAATGCCCGACTACAGGTTACTCATGAACCAGAAAAGAAAATCTGTTTTGCGTTTGTGCTACCGGCTTATGCAGCGCCTGTTTCATAA